The segment CATTTCAAAACAATggaaaacacagttaaacacaggCATGCTCTCTGCTAATGTCTTTGTGTTCACTGTTCCAAGCTGATAGGGGACGAATGATGCGTCTATGCAGAGATGTGAACCCCACAGGGTTGAAGAAATATTCCTATGCCAAACTGGAGCTGCGCAGCTTCTGCATGAGATGCTCCCACATCAGGAGAAAGTGACTTCTTGTAACTGGTCTCCCTGGCTCTAGCGTGCTCCTCATCCATCAATCAGCGACACATCAATGTGGGATAAATCAATCATGTGCCTGTGTgataattgtaattgtaatatGTTGACCCACAATGTTTGAATCACTGAGAGGAGATGCTAATCAACACTTATTAGTGCAGCATTTACAGGAACTACATATTGAGATCTTCATGTTGATAAATGGGAGAACTAACACAAAATGTCATAATATAATTAGCATGCGTAAAAAGATGTTGAAAAGATGGACTATTGATTACCTGTGGAAGCTCATTTGAAAACTTGCTGCGTGCTGGGGACTGGAAAATTTGGCAACTGCTTTCCTCTGCTGGGGCATCATTTTGAACATCTGCAatacacagaaagaaaatcacaaattaaATACAAGATACCGCTCTCACCCACAAGGGGGAGTGAGGGTGGTGAAGAGAAATTGATTAATTTATTGACCCACTATCTACCTAATCACAACAACAGAGGGCGCTATGGGATCACACTAAGAAAATTTCAGGGGCAGCACTAGTGGCTGCAAGTATATGtctatgttttatgttttcatcacaGGACATATGTACATCACATTATTTACAGCTTTGAGCAACTGCAACTAATTTTATGTAAGTTATGcaaaatggaaatattaaatGCTATCAAAGGTAGATCacagaaatacaataaatatgcTCACATAAACATCAAGTTTCAGGCATCTGGTACCAACCTCTATGGGGCCAATGGACCTGAGAAGGTTCTGCAGCTGAACTTCAGTTGTAGACGAAGAGAGGCCCTCTATGGACACAGTACAGCGCCCGCTCTCCGCACCCCTTTGACTCTGCCTGGTGGCCATCGGACGACCTCGACCCATTTGACCTCCTCTACCTCGGCCCCGGCCCGAAACAACAACCTACACCAGTGCCAGGTGTGAGAAAAAAATTGCACATATGAAGGAAAATatgagaaaagtgaaaaatgaaaaatggcgAAAATAGAAACTGAACCTTTTTCTGCACAAAAAAGCATGTTGTGGCATTAATGGTGGATTTAGCCAGGTGGAGAGGAGCTTTActgtacaaagaaaaatatttttaaacgCTGCTGTTTTCCTCTCACACTTCTCAAGACACACCATCCTTTTATGTGATTGACTTATCATATTTCTACATAGAACATCAATGTCAGAACATGATGCATGTGGCATGGCATATCTTTATGTGAGCTCATGAGTGAGAGGTATGTTTCTTCAGCTGCAGAGGAAgcgcaggaggaggaggagagagaggagggagagaccctgaaaagagaaaaggtagagggagtgtgtgtgtgggtgaattGGGGGTGGGGGTACATAAAGGGAGAAGAGCCATGCAAGCGTCATGGTGGCTGCCTTACCCTGTCAGCATCAGTGAGTATGGTAACTGTGACAGCAGCCTGGTGGTGACAGGCGTGCAGAAAGGCCAGGGGACCTTGTGTAGCCTCCTATGTTACACTGCTTTCAGCTTGTCAATACTCCTGCACCTGGCATACTGTCCTGTCTTATCACCACTACTGCTCGATTGGTGTTTTTGCTGAATACCAGGTTAGTGCCAGCGGCATAGGATAACTTTACACGACACATTTTGGCTTCTTAATATAACATCTGCCATTACCCCACAGTCTGCTCAATTTTTATCTATATTATAAGTTACACTGCTGCTTGTGTCCACTGCACAGAAGAAAACCAGCATTCATTTGCATCATACCCTGTTTTGGTGTGGGTTTGCCATGCCCCCTCGGCTAGCCTGCAGTGTTCCGCCTGCTCCCTGTTGCTGCTGTCCTGTCATGGTCACCTTCCTCTGAACGCCCTGGATGAGTGGGGTTGTCGGACAGGTGCCTTGTTGCTGCACTGGGCTGCCGGTGGCTTCGGGCATCTTTCCACTCTGGAAACAGGATGATGTAGGAAAACACTATTTTAACACCTCAACTACGATGACAGCCTTTATTATGTGTGTTAGGTGGTTAGTTTGCAGGCATAATAAACTCCTGCTCAAAATATGCATTAGGGCAAAGTATCACGTTTCTGGGCAACAAGGGGAAATGCAAGGGCGCAGCTACAAAGCAAACTGAAATTGTGGCAGCATTGGAGTCAGATTCCTATCACACAggctgtggggaaaaaagatcAACCCAACAAGGTGATGGTCTCATTATCAAATAAAGTCACAGCTCAACTCTGTTGACATGCGGGGAGGAATTGAAGGTCGTCTCTTCCCCGACTCTTCAGAGAGATGTGACAGATCAATACAGGAGAAGAAAAGGGGCGATATCTCTGACCTGTCCCCAGTTGAGAGTAAATGGATTAATCCCTCCTATAGAAATCACAGCTCCTGATTGCACCCATCAAATGCTAAGCTGCATTACACTGGAACGACAGCAGCTCGATGTGTACTCCATCCCCCTcacacccccctcctcctcagcttTTGTGTCTTGCGCTGTTTTGTATTATGCctgatgaaaatataatttGCCTCTTATCTGTGTGCCTAAGCCATACAAATCCAAATCCTCAAAAGTGGCAACTTTCTTACACAGGTATTATGTTGCCCCCCCCTCAACCAAGAAAGATTAATTACAAGGCTCTTGGATTGGCATTCTTTTGTTGCCTCACACCTGAGAGATGAGTTGATGGAAAAAAGCAACTGAGGGatgacagaaaggagagagagcaagaaaaaaacGAGAAGAGAGAAGATAACATTGTCAAGCTTCTGCCGATGACAGCAGAACAATGTGGAAGAGGAAGCatctagagagagagagagagagagagagagagagatcttcTTTTCACCGTAGCTATAGGCCTTtgctgtgtctttctgtttccatctctctttctccacccCACTCCCCTTTTCTCTCTAAGATGCGCTACATCAGATAGCTCTGCACAGGTTTCCATTAGCGCACTGACACCCAGTTATCTTCATCTGCAGCCAGCCTGCAATTTTGGCTCTGCAGCTTGATCCTCTGGAGTTGGAAAGGAGCTTATTTCAAATACAATCACATCCCACCAATGTGTCTTATCAACGACAAGTATGAATGTTTAACATTCATGCTTTTGTGGTTTTTCAATAAAGATTAATATGTAATTAAGTCCACAGCAGTAACTTATCAAGTGGGTATATAATAGCCAGCAGTGGTAATTCTGGACTTTGTTGGTGTTAGTGTCATTCTTGTTTTACCCTCTTCAAGTCCTCCATCTTTAAAAGAGTGCTTCTTTGCCCTTAAACAAGGATATCAACCTTTAAGAGCAGTCACGAGATGTCTGCAACTCTACAGATAAATGTCATACTGCTCTTCTTAATGCCTACAGCCTTTCTGTATTCTAAAGGTAAAAAGTGCGTAAAGACATTGTGGCTTAAATACCAGTTCCCAAAccagaagaaaagaaattctTAACAGATCAATTTTGCCAAAATGACACAGACATCACTCTGTCATTCCCATAGGTTAGATATGTGTTAGATTACAAAATAGATAGTGTAAGGGCAatcagtgacatttaaaactatttcattttaaaactatgAAACTATGTTTCCCCGGCTGAAGAGAATCAAATAAATGTTGGACCAGAACACTAGAGTTGTTGGGTAAAAATTAAGTTATATGCTCACCGCTGCTGAAAGTTTGACAACTCTGACTTTCTGTGGCACTTGCTGGCCTTCAGCACTAGAACTCCTGGTTCGCTGCATAACAGTTCTTTTAGCCCCAGGCTTAGGTACTTGATTCTGAACCTGGGCCTGACCAGGGCCGGCTGAAGGAGTTACAGGTACACTCTTTTGAGTGGACTGGATCTGAGTGCCAGGTCTATTTACATTCTGCAGAGCACTGTTCCTTCGTTGTagttgttgctgcagctgctgattaTTTTGTTGAGGTTGATTCCATTGCAGATCTTGACCAGGCCCGGGGCTCGGCTGCTGCTGGGTGCTACCTTTGACCATCTGCAGGCGTGCCTTGACATTTGGACGTGGTGTAGGGTTCCGAGTGGCACCGTTGGGAGGGACTGGGGTGCCTTGTCTGGGATTCGTTAATGATGGATTTAATGACTGTGGTGTTCTCTGAGGAAGCggtctctgttgttgttgttgtggttgtagttgttgctgctgctgctgctgctgctgttgtttttgttctgcttgCTGCTGTTGTGGTGGCGGTTGCTGTTGTATAGGGTGTGGCGTTTGCTGATTTTGTTGTACAGGCTGAGTCTGTGTAGGAGAGGGGCTTTGATTAGGAGTGTTTGTTTGGGAGTTAAGTCTTTCCAGCAACTCCTTTTTTCTGACGCCAGCCTGCATTTGCCGTCGCAACTCCTTCCTCTTCAGAATCTCCTCCCTTAGACGCTTCTGCTCCTCAATCTTCAGGCGGTACTGGCGAgtctcttcatcctcatcaggTTCCTATGGCACAAAACATATGCTGACAATATGAATGTCTGCCTCCATTTACTGGACAACGAGCCATTAACCACTTTGTCCTATCTGAATGATATAACATGGTCACACAATGCAGTCAAGGTGAAAGTAGTAGTATGATCTGTTCTTTCCAATGTAACGAGACTGCTGTCATTAACAACCTTATTACTGGGATTTTAATGTAGGAATCCTCTCATCATTTTAACAAGCTCAGCAAAACCTAGAATTTCTGCACCATTgcttttaacagaaaaaaactcaaTTTACTCATTTACAATACCATTCCAGaccatttaataaaaaaaattaaaaaaagacaacacacactTGATACTCATGCAATCATTTGTGCATTAAGCACACAAATTCAGGCTGCccctttcttcatttttttcacGAGTGTTAAAAAGCTGACCTGTGGTGCTGTGTTGGATGGTGTGCTAGGGACTTCCTTCTGAACCACTGTCCTGCATGCTCCCCCAGGCTGCAATTGAGTCATGGCAGCAACTTGGCCTCTTCCTCTGCCACCATCAGGCACTGGTTGAGTGTTCTGCCCGGGACGCACCCCCTGTGTTGCTTTGGCAACAGGCCTGACATTGGAGGATGGAGTGGTGGGGGTGGCGGCGGGACGGGCACTGTTCATGCTTGCGTTGCCAGGTGCTACAGGGAGCTCCCGTAAGTTGCTGTTGCGCTGCTGCATTTGCTTAGAGACAGGTGTGTTCTAAGGACGAGGCACAATGTAAACATTtagttgtgtgtctgtatttaatatatatttagcttttttacCATCATGTGCTTTGTTTATTGAGGAAATATGCTGATAGAAAAATGTGGAATAATTAGACCACACACTGATAAAATACAGAGGCTATGTAACTGCTTTTTAGATAATTGAGTTAATTAGTTAATCTCTCACCATCCTCTGCCTGTTGGACATGTTGAGCTGATGGGTGTTCTGAGGGCGAGGAGTCATCTGCCTGGGGCTACCGTGTACCTGCTGTTGACGGAAGGGATTTTCACCATGGTGCATCATGGGACGAGGCTCATTGAGATTTAGCtgttgctgatgatgatgatgttgatgatgggGTAACTCCTGCCTATGGTGCGGGTGCTGGTGCATGGGCTGATGGGATGGCAGTGGGTTGTGATGTGGAAGCTGGGACACAGGAGGGCCGTGCATTAAATTCTAAAATAGCAGAAAAAGAAGATTAACTACAACATAAATAACTAGTAGAAATAGAGCTTTTATCACTGTCCACACCagttaattgttttaaaaacacaatattaacaaGTCTTACAACTGCTTACTATCAACATTAGAACAGACAGTTACTGTTAATAATCAACCTGTAAACAGAGCTCTCATGTATCGATGTAGTACAACAACAATAGTGTTTCAATCACTAGAGGGagctcttgtctctgtctcttgacATGATGCTGAGGTGTCATACAGAATCAGTGTGTCCCTCATCACCTCAGTAGTGGTAAATATGGTAACTAGTCTAGTTTATTTGTGCATAAAGCAGCCTAGTCATCGCTCTCCAGACAACAAAAATCTACAAAAATTCATACATTCACGCTAGAAAAATCTGTGTTTGCCAGGCATGGGGAAATGCAAGGAAAACATCAAAGTACTATGAAATTTCAGGAAATCAGGAGAAGACAAATAGAAACAACACACAATTGTTGTGCATCAGCACAAAATCATAGACATTATCTGTCTACTCATTATAAAAATCACTTACTCTTAGTCGTACCTGCATCCCAAACTGAACTTGTGGAGGAGGGAAAACGTTTCCCTGCTGACCAAATGGCTGACGAGGGCCCATAAAAGCCCTGGGCTGGTTAGGGGGGCCCCCTTGTTGATTCAAGCCGACCATCCCCTGGTGACCTTGGTGGGGAGGGAGGTTTGGTCTTGGTGGTTCTCTCGGAAACAGTCCTAGCGGGCCCTGACCGGGCTGGTTGAAGGCTGGTCCAGGTGGGCCAAAGCCCATGTGGCCCTGGCCgggcagctgctgctgctgatggaggttgttgctgttgttcatCAGAGGGCTGGGGCCCTGGTGATCAAACAAGTGCTGCCCTGGAAACCGTGTTGATTCTGTGCGCTCTATGCCCACGtaagaaaaaccaaacaacaaaaacacaacagagatgTCAGTTTTTTGTCTTGTGAGCGAATTTTAATAGACCAGTAACTCCTTTTCTATATGTATGGTTTTATgcagagtgaaatgaaaaaagaaaaaattctGTCAAGGTGAAAAGTGCAAACATTATTTAATTCTGCATTAACACTGAAAAGTCTTGATTTATCTGAAATATGTATGTTCGTGTTTCATAAATCTAGTTTAAGTattcactttttgcacactttatAATGCCATACATTTCAttataaatggaaaaaactgCCATTTAGCCCATTAAGTTATGCACAATAACCCATATTAACAAATTGATAAACATAGTTGAGATGTTTTTGCaaatcagatttaaaaattTGAAAAACACCCTTAATTTAATACTTGATATAAGCACCTGTGGCAGTCTTCTTGGTAATGTATCTACAAGCTCACcataacaacatttaaatagtTAATCCCTTTCTTcctgacagtttttttttagcagatATCAGAAGGGTTTGGATGGGAAGCATATGTGAACTAACATTCatgtctctccacagatgttctgtGAGGTTCAAGGCTTTGGCTGTGCTATTGGATGACAGTGAGAGACTTTGTTCTGAAGCTACTCCAGCACTGTCATGGCTCAATGCTTCACGTCTCTCTTGTGCTAAAAGGCGTCATCCCAGCCATGAGGCTCATCTAATCTAGAGCAGTTTTGTTGCAGGACCTTTTGGCTTGAAATTGGCTCAATTACTCAGTTTGGCTACACTACAACTGAAACTTCTTCTATTTCATGATTATTGAGGGATGCTGTGGTCTTATTCTAAGAGCCTTGGAAATGGTTCTAGACTATTGTCTTGATCTTTGCTCCCACCATATCACTGTGTTCCACAGAAAGTACCTTCATGGCTTGGTCGTAAAGATATTGAGTAAACTGTGAGATCTTATATATGTTGAATTTTTATGTAGCaatttttatttgcttgattTGTGTATCGTTTTTTTCcaatgtgcacacaaacaatgGTGTAACAGTGCTGGAATTGTGAAAAAAAAGGGTTTTACACTAGCCAGAGGGTAAAAGTTGGCATATtgataaaagcaaaatgcaatcagctgcaatgaaaacagatttaaaactgAATCATAACGCAGAATAATAATGTGGCTGTAATATCCACTGGCAGAAACAAAAATGCCAATTTCGATCATGGTCGTTTGGGGTTTGACTAGCACTTTTAATTACATTGTGCCCTCTGCCTCTGCACTAGGCTCAACAATTCCTGACTGGGAAAATATTGGAATCCTCTAATATTCATATGGTAGTAGTAGACTTAAATGCACACTGATTTGGATGTACTTTTACAAATTTTCTAAAGATTTACAAGGAAATTTCTGCTATGGAAACTAAAACCCATCGACAGGTCGATTTAAGGTATATGTacacaattaaaagaaaagtgatgcaaacaggatgcacctgaCCACAATTTGAACTGTCACAGCAACTGAAATATCTAAATTTGAAGGGTCACTTACTCGATAACCTCTCCAGTCAAGGTCCAGACAAATAAACGTTTTTCACTGCTAAactaaaaggttttttttttaagtttaaagtttaaaatagaAAGCCTTGGCAAATAATttctcactcaaacacaaaacaacaacaacagagggcTTCAAAAAGAGAATTTTACTCACATGTATATTTGCAAAAAGGCCTTTGTAAAACTGAGATATAGCTGGTCTAAAATAACTACCTCTAAGATATTTACGAGTAAAAGGTCTGCGTTAACAGCATTTTAGCACAAATTTGATGTAAAAAACATCAACCATTGCTGCCCACTGTTTAATGTAATACATTTGATTCAATTAATGTAGTACTTAGTTAATGAAGGTTGAACAGACTGAAATGTTGTAAAGCAAGTGTGCAGGACTCATGTTTTTGGGTTGGTTTTTGACAAACATGTAGCAGATGTGCACACTTTGTCTTAATTTACCGTTTCCACTGTCCTTGTAGTATTCGACTAAAAGCGTGCTTTGTATCCACCTCATGAATAAACTCATTTTATGTCAACTTTCCTGTTTCTTTAACACACTGCATTTCCAGTTTGTAGTTAGATGCTAAAGTTTTGAAGTAGATTCTGGGAGAGAGGAAGTCAGTTTTCATGTAGATATGCAATTGCCATTACCTTAATTAATACCTGTCCACTAACTGAATACGTTTGTCTGTCATTATGGGTTATTAAGGTCACAATGATGGAACACTGgagtcaaataaatgtacaacacaATAAAGTTTGCAAAATGGTGCTTAGTATACTCTGAAGCcactatatatacacacatgcatttacCACGAGTAACAAAGCTAGTGGCATCCCACATAGGCCTACTGCCGGAGGTGATGCTGAATAGGCTTAATATGCTCAGAGAACTTTGTAAGCCCTCTTCCAGCTTGGTGTGAGACTCACCTCCCATATAGAAGGGCTCTCTGTCCTGGGGTCCTTGGGGTGGCTGGTTTCTAAAGGGCTCCATGAAATGTGGTGGCCGTTGGGGCTGACCAAAATTACCAGGCATATGCTGCTGGAAGTCTCCCGGTCCCTAGGAAAACATGAAACTCAGGAATTAAAGGCCACACTGGGAACTTAATAAtcacaaacaaattaaactaataaaaatggGAATTTGTTGTGGAGCATTGCATCAGGCTGGCAGTACTTGTAATTGAAGGGCTAGGGTCATTAAAAAGACGCAGAATCTTGAGTTGTAAACATCAATATGCATGCCAATATTAAAGAAAGCCTTCAGCATGAATTCGAGAGCAAACCCGCATTAATGCTACTTGGGGCTTTGTTGATAAACCTTCTAAAAGCCTGTCTCTAACAAGGAAAGGGTATTTCAGGAGGGGATAAGTGCCCTCATCTTTGTTTCAACCACTCCGCATGTTCGACAGCTTTCTAATCATTGCATGCACACTACTCCCCATCTATCTTCCAAGGAAAACTAGATAACAACCCTTTAATCCCCCCTTGGAATTTGAATCCCCCTCATAACTGTCTCCtttattcttttaaaacatCCATCTCTGTTGAAAAATTAACCTGCTATTCAACACGTGGCACTTCCACAAATGGGCTGCTTGCCTCCTTCGAGCCTATTGTAAATTACTTAAGATGCTATCGAGGCTTAATCCATCTTTATTCCACTGCTGCGTAGCGGTATTTAGAGAGGTGAGGTGTTAGAAAGCTAGAAGGCCAAAGTCCCAAAAACTTGCTTAACAGAAAGTTAATCAAAGGGGCTTAGAAAGACAGGGGATCACAATGGAGGGCACAATCACACTGTTCTAAAAGGTCAGACAGGCAGATTCGTACAATAAGAGCTCTAGTGTCCATATAATACCTCTAAAATAACGTGGCTCATCCCCACATCTTCTAATCCCTGATAAACAGGCTG is part of the Anabas testudineus chromosome 2, fAnaTes1.2, whole genome shotgun sequence genome and harbors:
- the rbm33a gene encoding RNA-binding protein 33 isoform X3, with product MSANAQDYDFDEYDKPGAERSRRRRGEDDDLESDLEENLLEEDWPSGKKNPSEVSDEELNDDLLQSDDEDVNISGQDVSLNATYSLVTSFDQQDNSQEADYTDDVVNLGAEGYEEGDVEEEGYQQEGEDEYTEEYSQDDNAEMPEDQMDYAGELAEGEDGCQDEILDIQINEPIDGEFQDDEYQTSYDDEPVDEHGVHEEEAREEEDEGVEEQQEEEEEDTAKGSQVFDTEEFENEAVPEEETKEESDEEEDEEDEGSGRIRFKSERTDSAVVRLADAGSKRRNIPETLELSEKAKQDLMQFEEQEQQKRLNRFGGRGRGGGGRGSRGRGGFGGFGMVDFRGGHRGRMSDQRPPLMGNMGMQQPSSRMPPPHHQQQVQSQQHHSSRPRGPPPFQGHGRPLTQQPLQPLIPPHVAHRSPPLRPQMEPPPRMMNSLPPNFSQHHQQPPQPKNIHINPHFRGPTSSSVQVPLMPPVQSQPRPAVGPQRFPGPGDFQQHMPGNFGQPQRPPHFMEPFRNQPPQGPQDREPFYMGERTESTRFPGQHLFDHQGPSPLMNNSNNLHQQQQLPGQGHMGFGPPGPAFNQPGQGPLGLFPREPPRPNLPPHQGHQGMVGLNQQGGPPNQPRAFMGPRQPFGQQGNVFPPPQVQFGMQNLMHGPPVSQLPHHNPLPSHQPMHQHPHHRQELPHHQHHHHQQQLNLNEPRPMMHHGENPFRQQQVHGSPRQMTPRPQNTHQLNMSNRQRMNTPVSKQMQQRNSNLRELPVAPGNASMNSARPAATPTTPSSNVRPVAKATQGVRPGQNTQPVPDGGRGRGQVAAMTQLQPGGACRTVVQKEVPSTPSNTAPQEPDEDEETRQYRLKIEEQKRLREEILKRKELRRQMQAGVRKKELLERLNSQTNTPNQSPSPTQTQPVQQNQQTPHPIQQQPPPQQQQAEQKQQQQQQQQQQLQPQQQQQRPLPQRTPQSLNPSLTNPRQGTPVPPNGATRNPTPRPNVKARLQMVKGSTQQQPSPGPGQDLQWNQPQQNNQQLQQQLQRRNSALQNVNRPGTQIQSTQKSVPVTPSAGPGQAQVQNQVPKPGAKRTVMQRTRSSSAEGQQVPQKVRVVKLSAASGKMPEATGSPVQQQGTCPTTPLIQGVQRKVTMTGQQQQGAGGTLQASRGGMANPHQNRVVVSGRGRGRGGQMGRGRPMATRQSQRGAESGRCTVSIEGLSSSTTEVQLQNLLRSIGPIEMFKMMPQQRKAVAKFSSPQHAASFQMSFHRHMIDLSHIDVSLIDG
- the rbm33a gene encoding RNA-binding protein 33 isoform X2: MSANAQDYDFDEYDKPGAERSRRRRGEDDDLESDLEENLLEEDWPSGKKNPSEVSDEELNDDLLQSDDEDVNISGQDVSLNATYSLVTSFDQQDNSQEADYTDDVVNLGAEGYEEGDVEEEGYQQEGEDEYTEEYSQDDNAEMPEDQMDYAGELAEGEDGCQDEILDIQINEPIDGEFQDDEYQTSYDDEPVDEHGVHEEEAREEEDEGVEEQQEEEEEDTAKGSQVFDTEEFENEAVPEEETKEESDEEEDEEDEGSGRIRFKSERTDSAVVRLADAGSKRRNIPETLELSEKAKQDLMQFEEQEQQKRLNRFGGRGRGGGGRGSRGRGGFGGFGMVDFRGGHRGRMSDQRPPLMGNMGMQPSSRMPPPHHQQQVQSQQHHSSRPRGPPPFQGHGRPLTQQPLQPLIPPHVAHRSPPLRPQMEPPPRMMNSLPPNFSQHHQQPPQPKNIHINPHFRGPTSSSVQVPLMPPVQSQPRPAVGPQRFPGPGDFQQHMPGNFGQPQRPPHFMEPFRNQPPQGPQDREPFYMGERTESTRFPGQHLFDHQGPSPLMNNSNNLHQQQQLPGQGHMGFGPPGPAFNQPGQGPLGLFPREPPRPNLPPHQGHQGMVGLNQQGGPPNQPRAFMGPRQPFGQQGNVFPPPQVQFGMQVRLRNLMHGPPVSQLPHHNPLPSHQPMHQHPHHRQELPHHQHHHHQQQLNLNEPRPMMHHGENPFRQQQVHGSPRQMTPRPQNTHQLNMSNRQRMNTPVSKQMQQRNSNLRELPVAPGNASMNSARPAATPTTPSSNVRPVAKATQGVRPGQNTQPVPDGGRGRGQVAAMTQLQPGGACRTVVQKEVPSTPSNTAPQEPDEDEETRQYRLKIEEQKRLREEILKRKELRRQMQAGVRKKELLERLNSQTNTPNQSPSPTQTQPVQQNQQTPHPIQQQPPPQQQQAEQKQQQQQQQQQQLQPQQQQQRPLPQRTPQSLNPSLTNPRQGTPVPPNGATRNPTPRPNVKARLQMVKGSTQQQPSPGPGQDLQWNQPQQNNQQLQQQLQRRNSALQNVNRPGTQIQSTQKSVPVTPSAGPGQAQVQNQVPKPGAKRTVMQRTRSSSAEGQQVPQKVRVVKLSAASGKMPEATGSPVQQQGTCPTTPLIQGVQRKVTMTGQQQQGAGGTLQASRGGMANPHQNRVVVSGRGRGRGGQMGRGRPMATRQSQRGAESGRCTVSIEGLSSSTTEVQLQNLLRSIGPIEMFKMMPQQRKAVAKFSSPQHAASFQMSFHRHMIDLSHIDVSLIDG
- the rbm33a gene encoding RNA-binding protein 33 isoform X1, coding for MSANAQDYDFDEYDKPGAERSRRRRGEDDDLESDLEENLLEEDWPSGKKNPSEVSDEELNDDLLQSDDEDVNISGQDVSLNATYSLVTSFDQQDNSQEADYTDDVVNLGAEGYEEGDVEEEGYQQEGEDEYTEEYSQDDNAEMPEDQMDYAGELAEGEDGCQDEILDIQINEPIDGEFQDDEYQTSYDDEPVDEHGVHEEEAREEEDEGVEEQQEEEEEDTAKGSQVFDTEEFENEAVPEEETKEESDEEEDEEDEGSGRIRFKSERTDSAVVRLADAGSKRRNIPETLELSEKAKQDLMQFEEQEQQKRLNRFGGRGRGGGGRGSRGRGGFGGFGMVDFRGGHRGRMSDQRPPLMGNMGMQQPSSRMPPPHHQQQVQSQQHHSSRPRGPPPFQGHGRPLTQQPLQPLIPPHVAHRSPPLRPQMEPPPRMMNSLPPNFSQHHQQPPQPKNIHINPHFRGPTSSSVQVPLMPPVQSQPRPAVGPQRFPGPGDFQQHMPGNFGQPQRPPHFMEPFRNQPPQGPQDREPFYMGERTESTRFPGQHLFDHQGPSPLMNNSNNLHQQQQLPGQGHMGFGPPGPAFNQPGQGPLGLFPREPPRPNLPPHQGHQGMVGLNQQGGPPNQPRAFMGPRQPFGQQGNVFPPPQVQFGMQVRLRNLMHGPPVSQLPHHNPLPSHQPMHQHPHHRQELPHHQHHHHQQQLNLNEPRPMMHHGENPFRQQQVHGSPRQMTPRPQNTHQLNMSNRQRMNTPVSKQMQQRNSNLRELPVAPGNASMNSARPAATPTTPSSNVRPVAKATQGVRPGQNTQPVPDGGRGRGQVAAMTQLQPGGACRTVVQKEVPSTPSNTAPQEPDEDEETRQYRLKIEEQKRLREEILKRKELRRQMQAGVRKKELLERLNSQTNTPNQSPSPTQTQPVQQNQQTPHPIQQQPPPQQQQAEQKQQQQQQQQQQLQPQQQQQRPLPQRTPQSLNPSLTNPRQGTPVPPNGATRNPTPRPNVKARLQMVKGSTQQQPSPGPGQDLQWNQPQQNNQQLQQQLQRRNSALQNVNRPGTQIQSTQKSVPVTPSAGPGQAQVQNQVPKPGAKRTVMQRTRSSSAEGQQVPQKVRVVKLSAASGKMPEATGSPVQQQGTCPTTPLIQGVQRKVTMTGQQQQGAGGTLQASRGGMANPHQNRVVVSGRGRGRGGQMGRGRPMATRQSQRGAESGRCTVSIEGLSSSTTEVQLQNLLRSIGPIEMFKMMPQQRKAVAKFSSPQHAASFQMSFHRHMIDLSHIDVSLIDG